In one window of Cupriavidus necator N-1 DNA:
- a CDS encoding MarR family winged helix-turn-helix transcriptional regulator, translating into MTTRRKPEDTPDHVDGILAQWARERPDLDASPMGVIGRLGRLNRHTSRAIEAALGETGLQPWEFDVLATLRRAGPPYALSPGALIGSLMITSGTMTNRLDHLERAGLVRRQPNPEDRRGLLVELTEAGRERVDRALELHVANEHRLLADLTAAERAQLAALLRRWLRMFEPPLGGGGEGNEPA; encoded by the coding sequence ATGACTACCCGCCGCAAACCCGAAGACACGCCTGACCACGTCGACGGCATTCTCGCCCAATGGGCGCGCGAGCGCCCGGACCTGGATGCCTCGCCGATGGGCGTGATCGGCCGGCTGGGACGGCTCAACCGCCATACCAGCCGCGCCATTGAAGCCGCGCTTGGAGAAACCGGCCTGCAGCCGTGGGAATTCGATGTGCTGGCGACGCTGCGGCGCGCGGGGCCGCCGTATGCGCTGTCGCCGGGCGCGCTGATCGGTTCGTTGATGATCACTTCGGGCACCATGACCAACCGGCTCGACCACCTGGAGCGGGCCGGGCTGGTGCGGCGCCAGCCCAATCCGGAAGACCGGCGCGGGCTGCTGGTGGAACTGACCGAGGCCGGACGCGAACGCGTCGACCGCGCGCTGGAACTGCACGTGGCCAATGAGCACCGCCTGCTGGCGGACCTGACCGCGGCCGAGCGCGCGCAGCTGGCCGCGCTGCTGCGCCGCTGGCTGCGCATGTTCGAGCCGCCACTGGGCGGTGGCGGCGAAGGCAACGAACCGGCCTGA